Proteins encoded within one genomic window of Bos indicus x Bos taurus breed Angus x Brahman F1 hybrid chromosome 18, Bos_hybrid_MaternalHap_v2.0, whole genome shotgun sequence:
- the CEBPG gene encoding CCAAT/enhancer-binding protein gamma, translated as MSKVSQQNSTPGVNGISVIHTQAHASGLQQVPQLVPAGPGGGGKAVPPSKQSKKSSPMDRNSDEYRQRRERNNMAVKKSRLKSKQKAQDTLQRVNQLKEENERLEAKIKLLTKELSVLKDLFLEHAHNLADNVQPSSTENTTNPDKAGQ; from the coding sequence ATGAGCAAGGTATCGCAGCAGAACAGCACTCCGGGCGTGAACGGAATAAGTGTCATCCATACTCAGGCTCATGCCAGCGGCTTACAGCAGGTTCCTCAGCTGGTGCCCGCCGGCCCTGGGGGTGGAGGCAAAGCTGTGCCTCCCAGCAAGCAGAGCAAAAAGAGCTCACCCATGGATCGCAACAGTGACGAGTACCGTCAGCGCAGGGAGAGGAACAACATGGCTGTGAAAAAGAGCCGGTTGAAAAGCAAGCAGAAAGCGCAGGATACGCTGCAGAGAGTCAATCAGCTCAAGGAAGAGAATGAACGGTTGGAAGCAAAAATTAAATTGCTGACTAAGGAATTAAGTGTACTGAAAGATTTGTTTCTTGAGCACGCACACAACCTCGCAGATAACGTGCAACCCAGTAGCACTGAAAATACGACAAATCCTGACAAGGCAGGACAGTAG